The bacterium DNA segment AAATTCATCATTCAAAATTTTTTCCTTATTCTCTCTTTATCCCTTTCCTCCTTAAATTTATCAAGGGAAAGATTTAAAAATTTCTCTGCCTCCTTCTTCATCCCCTTGTCATTATAAACATCGCCGATATGCTCCAATATTACCGGGTCATCGTTTTTTAAATTATACGCCTTAAGGAGTAAAGAAAGGGCTAAATCAAGGTTTCCCATCTTATAATAGCACCATCCCAGAGAATCTATGTAGGCTGGGTTATCTGGCTCTATCTCTAATGCCTTTTCAATAAGCCTCATTGCCCTATTTAAATTCTTTCCCTCTTCTACCCAGGTATATCCAATATAGTTATAACCTGCTGAATTCTTTGGATTTAGCCTTATAGCCTTATAGAGATACTTTATTGCCCAATTTTTATTTAAAAGACCATCATAGGCAACCCCTAATTGGAAATATAGATAGTCATCATTAGGGTTTCGCTTTAGCAAATCCTTAAAGATAGAAATTGCCCTTTGATGCTCCTTTTTTTGGCTTAGAAGGACACCATAAAGCACCAAGAGAGAAAAATCCTCTGGAAATCTTTCTAGTCCTTCTTTAGCCAATTTTAATCCCTCATCATCCCTTTCATTTTTAAAAAGGAGCCATCCAAGCCTTACAAATCCCTCCTTTAACCCAAGCTCTACTGTTCTTCTATAGCATTTCTCTGCCTCCCTCTCCTTTTTGTTCTTTTCCAGAGAGATTCCAAGCAAAAGATAGGATTCGGGGCTTTTCTCCTTTTCAAGAAGAATAAGGGAAAGTTTTTCTGAGCTCTCGGGATTTTTGGACATGTTGTAAAGGATAAGCCTTTTTATGGCAAATGTATTATTTGGATTTATGGATAATATCTTCTCATATATCTCTATTGCATCCTTTATCTTCTTTTCTTTGTCATAAATTAAACCAAGGCTTAATAATGCAGGTTCCTCCTTGGGAGACAATTCAATAATTCTTTTGTAGGTTGAGATTGCACCATCTATTTTCTTTGCAAAGAGGTATGCCTCTGCCAGGTCATAAAGAATGATGGTATTTTCCTTTATCTTTAAGGCTTGATTATAAGCCTCAATTGCGGATTTATATCTTTTTTGCTTTACACATATCCTTCCTATTGTATGCCATATTTCTGGTTTTGTTTTTGCAATGGATAAGAAAACCTTCAAGGCAAGGTCTTCTTCGTGGTTGTAAAGATAAGCAAAGGCAAGGGATGTTTTAAGCTCTATAGAATCCGGGTCTTTTAATAAAGCCTTTTTATACTCTATTATGGCAGAATAAAAATCTTTGCTTT contains these protein-coding regions:
- a CDS encoding tetratricopeptide repeat protein; this translates as MKKTIIFLLIIPFLVIGDEGKSHYLKAKAYEKSKDFYSAIIEYKKALLKDPDSIELKTSLAFAYLYNHEEDLALKVFLSIAKTKPEIWHTIGRICVKQKRYKSAIEAYNQALKIKENTIILYDLAEAYLFAKKIDGAISTYKRIIELSPKEEPALLSLGLIYDKEKKIKDAIEIYEKILSINPNNTFAIKRLILYNMSKNPESSEKLSLILLEKEKSPESYLLLGISLEKNKKEREAEKCYRRTVELGLKEGFVRLGWLLFKNERDDEGLKLAKEGLERFPEDFSLLVLYGVLLSQKKEHQRAISIFKDLLKRNPNDDYLYFQLGVAYDGLLNKNWAIKYLYKAIRLNPKNSAGYNYIGYTWVEEGKNLNRAMRLIEKALEIEPDNPAYIDSLGWCYYKMGNLDLALSLLLKAYNLKNDDPVILEHIGDVYNDKGMKKEAEKFLNLSLDKFKEERDKERIRKKF